A part of Onthophagus taurus isolate NC chromosome 7, IU_Otau_3.0, whole genome shotgun sequence genomic DNA contains:
- the LOC111422891 gene encoding probable beta-hexosaminidase fdl isoform X1 — protein MWRVRVMKAADIRRTLFVLLLFCGGLMVYFLFQQPTTLNIPSFNEQQAATLPKTDKKTDVRWTWKCINHRCEKILMSEWSSAKSQSLATCNMLCSEVQLWPLPSGPIKTSSETVTFSFQQVEFESHAKDPALSLLEQSYGIFNENLVTILRQPYSENAAANVNRFRVKVIVNHSEIVRLKLSTDESYNLTVNHQGNDVICAVHANTFFGARHGLETLSQLIWWDDGNLRIISNVYIQDVPKFSYRGVMIDTARNFMSLTSLKRSISAMSANKLNVFHWHISDSQSFPLEIPSVPEIHEYGAYNADSYYSVQDVKELVEYARLRGVRVVIEVDTPAHAGNGWTWGPIKGLGDLAVCVNAQPWYLYCGEPPCGQLNPENPYVYDILEKIYTDILEMTQEDEIFHIGGDEVNLDCWEQHMNRNMSAANYTDLHNLWGEFTLKILSRLQKANGGKKIPYTITWSSNLSRRPYSSKYLDKRDIVVQSWGASEWYENKELLTDGYKLILSHVNAWYLDCGFGKWRERGDAACDPYRPWQTVYSHQPWGYDTSYKTQTLGAEVCLWSEQVDEVSLDTRLWPRAAAFAERIWTDPKLEVDSYGISESVYTRLSTHRERLISRGISVEAMWPQYCTQNPGTCL, from the exons aGGGTAAGAGTAATGAAGGCAGCCGATATACGACGGACCCTTTTTGTGCTGCTGCTTTTCTGTGGCGGGCTAATGGtatattttttgttccaaCAACCAACTACTCTCAACATTCCATCGTTTAACGAACAACAAGCTGCTACACTTCCAAAAACAGATAA aaaaacgGATGTACGGTGGACATGGAAATGCATAAATCACCGTTGCGAAAAAATACTAATGTCCGAGTGGTCTTCTGCTAAATCACAATCGCTCGCAACGTGCAATATGCTTTGCTCGGAAGTACAACTGTGGCCTTTACCATCGGGACCAATCAAGACGAGCTCCGAGACGGTTACCTTTTCGTTCCAACAAGTCGAATTTGAATCGCACGCCAAAGATCCAGCCTTAAGTCTATTGGAACAATCGTACGGGATATTCAATGAAAACTTGGTCACCATCCTTCGACAGCCGTACTCCGAGAACGCCGCCGCTAATGTTAATAGATTTCGGGTTAAAGTAATTGTCAATCATTCAGAAATTGTTAGATTAAAACTTTCCACGGATGAAAGTTACAATTTAACCGTAAATCATCAAGGGAATGATGTAATTTGCGCCGTACACGCGAACACTTTTTTTGGGGCTAGACACGGATTGGAAACtttatctcaattaatttggTGGGACGATGGAAATTTAAGGATAATATCGAACGTTTATATACAAGACGTGCCGAAATTTTCTTACAGAGGCGTTATGATAGACACCGCAAGAAATTTTATGTCGCTAACTAGTTTAAAAAGATCAATATCCGCAATGTcagcaaataaattaaatgtattcCATTGGCACATATCGGATTCTCAAAGTTTTCCGTTAGAGATTCCGAGCGTACCAGAAATACATGAATACGGAGCTTATAATGCCGATTCTTATTATTCAGTTCAAGATGTAAAAGAACTCGTGGAATACGCGAGATTAAGAGGAGTTCGGGTTGTTATTGAAGTTGATACACCTGCTCACGCGGGAAATGGGTGGACATGGGGTCCAATAAAAGGATTAGGTGATTTAGCGGTATGTGTAAACGCCCAACCTTGGTATTTATATTGTGGAGAACCACCATGCGGGCAATTAAATCCTGAGAATCCGTACGTTTAcgacattcttgaaaaaatatacACCGACATCTTAGAAATGACTCAGGAAGATGAAATCTTCCACATCGGCGGGGATGAGGTGAATTTGGATTGTTGGGAACAACATATGAATAGGAACATGAGCGCCGCTAATTACACagatttacataatttatggGGAGAATTTACTTTAAAGATACTATCAAGATTACAAAAAGCGAATGGTGGCAAAAAAATTCCATACACGATAACTTGGTCGAGTAATTTAAGTAGACGACCATATAGCTCGAAATATTTAGATAAACGGGATATTGTAGTACAATCTTGGGGGGCTAGCGAATGGTATGAAAATAAAGAGTTATTAACAGATGGATACAAATTAATACTATCTCATGTAAACGCTTGGTATCTCGATTGCGGATTTGGTAAATGGAGGGAACGGGGTGATGCAGCTTGTGATCCATACAGACCATGGCAAACAGTTTATTCCCACCAACCCTGGGGTTACGACACATCATATAAAACTCAAACATTAGGTGCTGAAGTTTGTTTATGGAGTGAACAAGTGGATGAAGTCTCGCTAGACACGCGATTGTGGCCGAGAGCTGCCGCATTCGCAGAGAGAATATGGACGGATCCAAAACTCGAGGTTGATTCTTATGGGATATCTGAAAGTGTTTACACAAGATTGTCAACTCACCGTGAAAGACTGATTTCCCGAGGGATATCCGTCGAGGCTATGTGGCCTCAGTACTGTACCCAAAATCCAGGAACGTGCCTTTAA
- the LOC111422891 gene encoding probable beta-hexosaminidase fdl isoform X2 has translation MKAADIRRTLFVLLLFCGGLMVYFLFQQPTTLNIPSFNEQQAATLPKTDKKTDVRWTWKCINHRCEKILMSEWSSAKSQSLATCNMLCSEVQLWPLPSGPIKTSSETVTFSFQQVEFESHAKDPALSLLEQSYGIFNENLVTILRQPYSENAAANVNRFRVKVIVNHSEIVRLKLSTDESYNLTVNHQGNDVICAVHANTFFGARHGLETLSQLIWWDDGNLRIISNVYIQDVPKFSYRGVMIDTARNFMSLTSLKRSISAMSANKLNVFHWHISDSQSFPLEIPSVPEIHEYGAYNADSYYSVQDVKELVEYARLRGVRVVIEVDTPAHAGNGWTWGPIKGLGDLAVCVNAQPWYLYCGEPPCGQLNPENPYVYDILEKIYTDILEMTQEDEIFHIGGDEVNLDCWEQHMNRNMSAANYTDLHNLWGEFTLKILSRLQKANGGKKIPYTITWSSNLSRRPYSSKYLDKRDIVVQSWGASEWYENKELLTDGYKLILSHVNAWYLDCGFGKWRERGDAACDPYRPWQTVYSHQPWGYDTSYKTQTLGAEVCLWSEQVDEVSLDTRLWPRAAAFAERIWTDPKLEVDSYGISESVYTRLSTHRERLISRGISVEAMWPQYCTQNPGTCL, from the exons ATGAAGGCAGCCGATATACGACGGACCCTTTTTGTGCTGCTGCTTTTCTGTGGCGGGCTAATGGtatattttttgttccaaCAACCAACTACTCTCAACATTCCATCGTTTAACGAACAACAAGCTGCTACACTTCCAAAAACAGATAA aaaaacgGATGTACGGTGGACATGGAAATGCATAAATCACCGTTGCGAAAAAATACTAATGTCCGAGTGGTCTTCTGCTAAATCACAATCGCTCGCAACGTGCAATATGCTTTGCTCGGAAGTACAACTGTGGCCTTTACCATCGGGACCAATCAAGACGAGCTCCGAGACGGTTACCTTTTCGTTCCAACAAGTCGAATTTGAATCGCACGCCAAAGATCCAGCCTTAAGTCTATTGGAACAATCGTACGGGATATTCAATGAAAACTTGGTCACCATCCTTCGACAGCCGTACTCCGAGAACGCCGCCGCTAATGTTAATAGATTTCGGGTTAAAGTAATTGTCAATCATTCAGAAATTGTTAGATTAAAACTTTCCACGGATGAAAGTTACAATTTAACCGTAAATCATCAAGGGAATGATGTAATTTGCGCCGTACACGCGAACACTTTTTTTGGGGCTAGACACGGATTGGAAACtttatctcaattaatttggTGGGACGATGGAAATTTAAGGATAATATCGAACGTTTATATACAAGACGTGCCGAAATTTTCTTACAGAGGCGTTATGATAGACACCGCAAGAAATTTTATGTCGCTAACTAGTTTAAAAAGATCAATATCCGCAATGTcagcaaataaattaaatgtattcCATTGGCACATATCGGATTCTCAAAGTTTTCCGTTAGAGATTCCGAGCGTACCAGAAATACATGAATACGGAGCTTATAATGCCGATTCTTATTATTCAGTTCAAGATGTAAAAGAACTCGTGGAATACGCGAGATTAAGAGGAGTTCGGGTTGTTATTGAAGTTGATACACCTGCTCACGCGGGAAATGGGTGGACATGGGGTCCAATAAAAGGATTAGGTGATTTAGCGGTATGTGTAAACGCCCAACCTTGGTATTTATATTGTGGAGAACCACCATGCGGGCAATTAAATCCTGAGAATCCGTACGTTTAcgacattcttgaaaaaatatacACCGACATCTTAGAAATGACTCAGGAAGATGAAATCTTCCACATCGGCGGGGATGAGGTGAATTTGGATTGTTGGGAACAACATATGAATAGGAACATGAGCGCCGCTAATTACACagatttacataatttatggGGAGAATTTACTTTAAAGATACTATCAAGATTACAAAAAGCGAATGGTGGCAAAAAAATTCCATACACGATAACTTGGTCGAGTAATTTAAGTAGACGACCATATAGCTCGAAATATTTAGATAAACGGGATATTGTAGTACAATCTTGGGGGGCTAGCGAATGGTATGAAAATAAAGAGTTATTAACAGATGGATACAAATTAATACTATCTCATGTAAACGCTTGGTATCTCGATTGCGGATTTGGTAAATGGAGGGAACGGGGTGATGCAGCTTGTGATCCATACAGACCATGGCAAACAGTTTATTCCCACCAACCCTGGGGTTACGACACATCATATAAAACTCAAACATTAGGTGCTGAAGTTTGTTTATGGAGTGAACAAGTGGATGAAGTCTCGCTAGACACGCGATTGTGGCCGAGAGCTGCCGCATTCGCAGAGAGAATATGGACGGATCCAAAACTCGAGGTTGATTCTTATGGGATATCTGAAAGTGTTTACACAAGATTGTCAACTCACCGTGAAAGACTGATTTCCCGAGGGATATCCGTCGAGGCTATGTGGCCTCAGTACTGTACCCAAAATCCAGGAACGTGCCTTTAA
- the LOC111422779 gene encoding atlastin isoform X2 produces MNIPTSSSNTKMDNMEFPRSIQIVLANNDHTFSLDEEALAKVLMRDEIKDRYVVVVSVAGAFRKGKSFILDFFLRYMKAKYQQSEGAVDWLGPDNAPLDGFSWRGGSERDTTGILMWSEIFLSQLSTGEKVAIILLDTQGAFDSESTVKDCATVFALSTMISSVQIYNLSQNIQEDDLQHLQLFTEYGRLALEDSGKAPFQRLQFLVRDWSFPYEAEYGAVGGKKLLDRRLQVNDKQHPELQSLRRHIQSCFSEIACFLMPHPGLKVATNPNFDGRLSDIDPEFKQNLQILVPMILAPENLVLKSISGQKVKARDLVQYFKSYIQIYSGNELPEPKSMLVATAEANNLSAVADAKELYIRMMDDICGGTKPYLNTNTIESEHRRVKEKALHQFQSKRKMGGEEFSERYKEQLERDLEDTFEQFKAHNESKNIFKAARTPAVFFAVAVICYILSGVFGLFGAYTIANLFNLIMGLSLLTLALWAYIRYSGELREIGVQIDELATFIWENFLKPVYQSFIEKGMQEMAVRAAEAAINNTGNATTTLNGKVHQS; encoded by the exons atga atatACCAACAAGTTCCAGCAACACCAAAATGGATAATATGGAATTTCCTCGTTCCATACAGATCGTCCTGGCGAATAATGACCATACATTCAGTTTAGATGAAGAAGCCCTTGCAAAAGTGTTAATGAGGGACGAAATTAAAGATCGCTATGTGGTAGTTGTTTCAGTAGCTGGAGCATTTAGAAAAGGAAAATCGTTTATATTGGACTTTTTCTTACGTTATATGAAGGCTAAG taTCAACAGTCGGAAGGTGCAGTTGATTGGTTAGGTCCCGATAATGCCCCATTAGATGGCTTTTCATGGCGTGGGGGTTCAGAGAGGGACACAACAGGTATCTTAATGTGGTCTGagatttttttatctcaattatCAACAGGAGAAAAG gttgCAATAATTCTCTTGGATACTCAAGGGGCCTTTGATAGTGAAAGTACCGTTAAAGACTGTGCCACAGTATTCGCTTTAAGTACCATGATTAGCTCTGTACAGATTTATAATTTATCCCAAAATATACAAGAGGATGATTTACAACATTTACag TTATTTACCGAGTATGGTAGGTTAGCTTTAGAAGATTCAGGTAAAGCTCCATTTCAAAGGTTACAATTTCTTGTGAGAGATTGGAGTTTTCCATACGAGGCGGAATATGGGGCTGTTGGtggtaaaaaattattggacCGTCGGTTGCAGGTCAATGACAAACAACATCCGGAATTGCAAAGTCTTAGGCGTCACATCCAATCGTGTTTTAGCGAAATTGCATGTTTTTTAATGCCTCATCCGGGTTTGAAGGTTGCTACAAATCCAAACTTTGATGGAAGACTCTCTG atattgatcctgaatttaaacaaaaccttCAAATTTTGGTGCCAATGATTTTAGCTCCtgaaaatttagttttgaAAAGTATTAGTGGTCAAAAAGTGAAAGCTAGGGATTTGGTGCAATATTTTAAGTCTTACATACAGATTTATAGTGGTAATGAGCTTCCTGAACCCAAATCCATGCTTGTG GCTACTGCAGAAGCAAATAATTTATCGGCTGTAGCTGATGCTAAAGAACTTTATATTCGAATGATGGACGATATTTGCGGCGGCACAAAACCGTATTTAAACACCAACACCATCGAATCGGAACATCGGCGGGTTAAAGAAAAGGCTTTACATCAATttcaaagtaaaagaaaaatgggTGGAGAAGAATTTAGCGAACGATACAAGGAACAATTAGAAAGA gaTTTGGAAGATACTTTTGAACAATTTAAGGCGCACAATGAaagcaaaaacatttttaaagccGCCCGAACACCAGCTGTATTCTTTGCTGTCGCTGTTATTTGTTATATACTTTCTGGGGTTTTCGGACTATTTGGTGCTTACACAATTGCTAAcctctttaatttaattatgggGTTGTCGTTACTAACATTAGCACTGTGGGCATACATAAG ATATAGCGGCGAATTGCGAGAAATTGGTGTTCAAATCGACGAATTGGCCACGTTCATTTGGGAAAAT ttcCTGAAACCCGTGTACCAAAGCTTTATAGAGAAAGGTATGCAGGAAATGGCTGTACGAGCAGCTGAGGCGGCCATCAATAATACGGGGAACGCGACGACCACGTTAAACGGAAAGGTGCATCAATCGTGA
- the LOC111422779 gene encoding atlastin isoform X1 — protein MSESLRQRKQQFNSYNTSSTEDIPTSSSNTKMDNMEFPRSIQIVLANNDHTFSLDEEALAKVLMRDEIKDRYVVVVSVAGAFRKGKSFILDFFLRYMKAKYQQSEGAVDWLGPDNAPLDGFSWRGGSERDTTGILMWSEIFLSQLSTGEKVAIILLDTQGAFDSESTVKDCATVFALSTMISSVQIYNLSQNIQEDDLQHLQLFTEYGRLALEDSGKAPFQRLQFLVRDWSFPYEAEYGAVGGKKLLDRRLQVNDKQHPELQSLRRHIQSCFSEIACFLMPHPGLKVATNPNFDGRLSDIDPEFKQNLQILVPMILAPENLVLKSISGQKVKARDLVQYFKSYIQIYSGNELPEPKSMLVATAEANNLSAVADAKELYIRMMDDICGGTKPYLNTNTIESEHRRVKEKALHQFQSKRKMGGEEFSERYKEQLERDLEDTFEQFKAHNESKNIFKAARTPAVFFAVAVICYILSGVFGLFGAYTIANLFNLIMGLSLLTLALWAYIRYSGELREIGVQIDELATFIWENFLKPVYQSFIEKGMQEMAVRAAEAAINNTGNATTTLNGKVHQS, from the exons atGTCGGAATCATTAAGACAACGTAAACAACAGTTCAATAGCTACAATACTTCTTCAACAGAAG atatACCAACAAGTTCCAGCAACACCAAAATGGATAATATGGAATTTCCTCGTTCCATACAGATCGTCCTGGCGAATAATGACCATACATTCAGTTTAGATGAAGAAGCCCTTGCAAAAGTGTTAATGAGGGACGAAATTAAAGATCGCTATGTGGTAGTTGTTTCAGTAGCTGGAGCATTTAGAAAAGGAAAATCGTTTATATTGGACTTTTTCTTACGTTATATGAAGGCTAAG taTCAACAGTCGGAAGGTGCAGTTGATTGGTTAGGTCCCGATAATGCCCCATTAGATGGCTTTTCATGGCGTGGGGGTTCAGAGAGGGACACAACAGGTATCTTAATGTGGTCTGagatttttttatctcaattatCAACAGGAGAAAAG gttgCAATAATTCTCTTGGATACTCAAGGGGCCTTTGATAGTGAAAGTACCGTTAAAGACTGTGCCACAGTATTCGCTTTAAGTACCATGATTAGCTCTGTACAGATTTATAATTTATCCCAAAATATACAAGAGGATGATTTACAACATTTACag TTATTTACCGAGTATGGTAGGTTAGCTTTAGAAGATTCAGGTAAAGCTCCATTTCAAAGGTTACAATTTCTTGTGAGAGATTGGAGTTTTCCATACGAGGCGGAATATGGGGCTGTTGGtggtaaaaaattattggacCGTCGGTTGCAGGTCAATGACAAACAACATCCGGAATTGCAAAGTCTTAGGCGTCACATCCAATCGTGTTTTAGCGAAATTGCATGTTTTTTAATGCCTCATCCGGGTTTGAAGGTTGCTACAAATCCAAACTTTGATGGAAGACTCTCTG atattgatcctgaatttaaacaaaaccttCAAATTTTGGTGCCAATGATTTTAGCTCCtgaaaatttagttttgaAAAGTATTAGTGGTCAAAAAGTGAAAGCTAGGGATTTGGTGCAATATTTTAAGTCTTACATACAGATTTATAGTGGTAATGAGCTTCCTGAACCCAAATCCATGCTTGTG GCTACTGCAGAAGCAAATAATTTATCGGCTGTAGCTGATGCTAAAGAACTTTATATTCGAATGATGGACGATATTTGCGGCGGCACAAAACCGTATTTAAACACCAACACCATCGAATCGGAACATCGGCGGGTTAAAGAAAAGGCTTTACATCAATttcaaagtaaaagaaaaatgggTGGAGAAGAATTTAGCGAACGATACAAGGAACAATTAGAAAGA gaTTTGGAAGATACTTTTGAACAATTTAAGGCGCACAATGAaagcaaaaacatttttaaagccGCCCGAACACCAGCTGTATTCTTTGCTGTCGCTGTTATTTGTTATATACTTTCTGGGGTTTTCGGACTATTTGGTGCTTACACAATTGCTAAcctctttaatttaattatgggGTTGTCGTTACTAACATTAGCACTGTGGGCATACATAAG ATATAGCGGCGAATTGCGAGAAATTGGTGTTCAAATCGACGAATTGGCCACGTTCATTTGGGAAAAT ttcCTGAAACCCGTGTACCAAAGCTTTATAGAGAAAGGTATGCAGGAAATGGCTGTACGAGCAGCTGAGGCGGCCATCAATAATACGGGGAACGCGACGACCACGTTAAACGGAAAGGTGCATCAATCGTGA
- the LOC111422779 gene encoding atlastin isoform X3, whose translation MSESLRQRKQQFNSYNTSSTEDIPTSSSNTKMDNMEFPRSIQIVLANNDHTFSLDEEALAKVLMRDEIKDRYVVVVSVAGAFRKGKSFILDFFLRYMKAKYQQSEGAVDWLGPDNAPLDGFSWRGGSERDTTGILMWSEIFLSQLSTGEKVAIILLDTQGAFDSESTVKDCATVFALSTMISSVQIYNLSQNIQEDDLQHLQLFTEYGRLALEDSGKAPFQRLQFLVRDWSFPYEAEYGAVGGKKLLDRRLQVNDKQHPELQSLRRHIQSCFSEIACFLMPHPGLKVATNPNFDGRLSDIDPEFKQNLQILVPMILAPENLVLKSISGQKVKARDLVQYFKSYIQIYSGNELPEPKSMLVATAEANNLSAVADAKELYIRMMDDICGGTKPYLNTNTIESEHRRVKEKALHQFQSKRKMGGEEFSERYKEQLERDLEDTFEQFKAHNESKNIFKAARTPAVFFAVAVICYILSGVFGLFGAYTIANLFNLIMGLSLLTLALWAYIRYSGELREIGVQIDELATFIWENHAYFKKRKQKKSRY comes from the exons atGTCGGAATCATTAAGACAACGTAAACAACAGTTCAATAGCTACAATACTTCTTCAACAGAAG atatACCAACAAGTTCCAGCAACACCAAAATGGATAATATGGAATTTCCTCGTTCCATACAGATCGTCCTGGCGAATAATGACCATACATTCAGTTTAGATGAAGAAGCCCTTGCAAAAGTGTTAATGAGGGACGAAATTAAAGATCGCTATGTGGTAGTTGTTTCAGTAGCTGGAGCATTTAGAAAAGGAAAATCGTTTATATTGGACTTTTTCTTACGTTATATGAAGGCTAAG taTCAACAGTCGGAAGGTGCAGTTGATTGGTTAGGTCCCGATAATGCCCCATTAGATGGCTTTTCATGGCGTGGGGGTTCAGAGAGGGACACAACAGGTATCTTAATGTGGTCTGagatttttttatctcaattatCAACAGGAGAAAAG gttgCAATAATTCTCTTGGATACTCAAGGGGCCTTTGATAGTGAAAGTACCGTTAAAGACTGTGCCACAGTATTCGCTTTAAGTACCATGATTAGCTCTGTACAGATTTATAATTTATCCCAAAATATACAAGAGGATGATTTACAACATTTACag TTATTTACCGAGTATGGTAGGTTAGCTTTAGAAGATTCAGGTAAAGCTCCATTTCAAAGGTTACAATTTCTTGTGAGAGATTGGAGTTTTCCATACGAGGCGGAATATGGGGCTGTTGGtggtaaaaaattattggacCGTCGGTTGCAGGTCAATGACAAACAACATCCGGAATTGCAAAGTCTTAGGCGTCACATCCAATCGTGTTTTAGCGAAATTGCATGTTTTTTAATGCCTCATCCGGGTTTGAAGGTTGCTACAAATCCAAACTTTGATGGAAGACTCTCTG atattgatcctgaatttaaacaaaaccttCAAATTTTGGTGCCAATGATTTTAGCTCCtgaaaatttagttttgaAAAGTATTAGTGGTCAAAAAGTGAAAGCTAGGGATTTGGTGCAATATTTTAAGTCTTACATACAGATTTATAGTGGTAATGAGCTTCCTGAACCCAAATCCATGCTTGTG GCTACTGCAGAAGCAAATAATTTATCGGCTGTAGCTGATGCTAAAGAACTTTATATTCGAATGATGGACGATATTTGCGGCGGCACAAAACCGTATTTAAACACCAACACCATCGAATCGGAACATCGGCGGGTTAAAGAAAAGGCTTTACATCAATttcaaagtaaaagaaaaatgggTGGAGAAGAATTTAGCGAACGATACAAGGAACAATTAGAAAGA gaTTTGGAAGATACTTTTGAACAATTTAAGGCGCACAATGAaagcaaaaacatttttaaagccGCCCGAACACCAGCTGTATTCTTTGCTGTCGCTGTTATTTGTTATATACTTTCTGGGGTTTTCGGACTATTTGGTGCTTACACAATTGCTAAcctctttaatttaattatgggGTTGTCGTTACTAACATTAGCACTGTGGGCATACATAAG ATATAGCGGCGAATTGCGAGAAATTGGTGTTCAAATCGACGAATTGGCCACGTTCATTTGGGAAAAT cATGCTTActttaaaaagagaaaacaaaaaaagagtAGGTATTAG